From one Tistrella bauzanensis genomic stretch:
- a CDS encoding NAD(P)/FAD-dependent oxidoreductase, with amino-acid sequence MTGWTDWCDVAIIGAGPAGLAAATELKRRGMGRVLVLDREPMAGGIPRHCDHHPFGLREFRRLLRGPAYARRLVATAEAAGVDIRTRVTVTAIRPGPELEISTPDGMGVIRALRVLIATGVRESSRAARLIGGTRPGGVLSTGALQGLVHLDHLKPVSRPVVVGTELVSFAALLTCRHAGIRPVAMIEGREHATARWPSALLPRLLGVPLLTGTRLETIEGRDRVSAVTVRDAAGTVRRIETDGVILTGDFRPEASLLAGSHLARDRASGGPVIDDYGRCSDPMIFAAGNLLRPVETAGWSWMEGRRAGIAIARDLTGGLPAPGAVTLTVAGSPLTYVVPQRVTGGARHGAGHDHLQFRVDRPVTGRLVLVHDGGEILSRRITARPERRILVPLDDLPAGLSGVVEARWEDRR; translated from the coding sequence GAGCCGATGGCCGGCGGGATTCCGCGCCATTGCGACCACCACCCGTTCGGTCTGCGTGAGTTCCGCCGTCTGCTGCGTGGCCCGGCCTATGCCCGGCGGCTGGTGGCGACCGCCGAGGCGGCCGGCGTTGATATCCGCACCCGGGTGACGGTGACGGCGATCCGCCCCGGCCCGGAACTGGAGATTTCGACCCCGGACGGGATGGGCGTAATCAGGGCGTTGCGGGTGCTGATCGCCACCGGCGTGCGGGAATCCAGCCGTGCCGCCCGGTTGATCGGCGGTACCCGCCCTGGCGGGGTGCTGTCGACCGGCGCCCTTCAGGGGCTGGTGCATCTGGACCATCTGAAACCGGTGTCGCGACCGGTTGTGGTGGGGACCGAGCTGGTGTCGTTTGCGGCCCTGCTCACCTGCCGTCACGCCGGTATCCGGCCGGTGGCGATGATCGAGGGCCGCGAGCATGCCACGGCGCGCTGGCCGTCGGCCCTGCTGCCGCGGCTGCTGGGCGTGCCGCTGCTGACCGGCACCCGGCTTGAGACGATCGAGGGCCGCGACCGGGTGTCGGCGGTGACCGTGCGCGATGCGGCCGGCACGGTCCGGCGGATCGAAACCGATGGTGTGATCCTGACCGGCGATTTCCGCCCCGAAGCCAGCCTGCTGGCCGGCAGCCATCTTGCGCGCGACCGCGCCAGCGGCGGGCCGGTGATCGATGACTACGGCCGATGTTCCGATCCGATGATCTTTGCCGCCGGCAATCTGCTACGGCCGGTGGAAACCGCCGGCTGGAGCTGGATGGAAGGCAGGCGGGCCGGCATCGCCATCGCCCGCGATCTGACCGGCGGGCTGCCGGCACCGGGGGCGGTCACCCTGACGGTGGCGGGATCGCCGCTCACCTATGTCGTGCCGCAGCGCGTGACGGGCGGGGCACGGCACGGTGCCGGGCACGACCATCTGCAATTCCGGGTCGACCGGCCGGTGACGGGGCGGCTGGTGCTGGTTCATGATGGAGGCGAGATCCTGTCCAGGCGGATAACCGCGCGGCCCGAGCGGCGCATCCTGGTGCCGCTGGACGACCTGCCCGCCGGGCTCTCAGGCGTGGTCGAGGCCAGATGGGAAGACCGCCGGTGA
- a CDS encoding FGGY family carbohydrate kinase, producing the protein MTVLAIDQGTTSTRALLVDAAGRTRIIASLPHRQIYPGAGRVEHDPEELLANLRACLNAAGAIAVPDAVGIDNQGESCLAWEADTGRAVSPVLVWQDDRTRAMADALRADGVETEVLARSGLPLDPYFSATKFAWILREIPAARRLAAQGRLRLGTTDAFFRDRLTGHFQTDVTTASRTALMNLDNCDWDPELCRIFGVPMAALPRIGASTGDFGTVTCAGHSVPLTASIADQQAALYGHGCRRPGDAKMTFGTGGFALVVTGRRIATGGAGPLATIAWQKAGAAPVHALDGGVYCASSAVNWARGLGLFDDYAAIRTFEAPSAISRGLVFVPALAGLACPHWDRRARGAWMGLSLDTTPADMMQALLEGVAFRMAEVVDTMTAHQPLADPVSIDGGMAANDYFCQMLADCLGRPVMVQDEPEMTAVGTAVLAAEAVGQAIASHRPGLLVTPRPLPPGLHDRFRAARAAVQAFGAA; encoded by the coding sequence GTGACCGTTCTCGCCATCGATCAGGGAACCACCTCCACCCGCGCGCTGCTGGTCGATGCCGCCGGCCGGACCCGGATCATCGCCAGCCTGCCGCATCGCCAGATCTATCCCGGCGCCGGCCGGGTGGAGCACGACCCTGAGGAATTGCTGGCCAATCTGCGCGCCTGCCTGAATGCCGCCGGTGCGATCGCGGTTCCCGACGCGGTCGGCATCGACAATCAGGGGGAAAGCTGCCTGGCCTGGGAGGCGGATACCGGCCGCGCGGTGTCGCCGGTGCTGGTCTGGCAGGACGACCGCACCCGCGCCATGGCGGACGCGCTTCGCGCCGATGGTGTAGAGACCGAGGTTCTGGCGCGATCCGGGCTGCCGCTCGACCCGTATTTCTCCGCCACCAAATTCGCCTGGATCCTGCGGGAGATACCGGCCGCGCGGCGGCTGGCGGCACAGGGCCGGTTGCGGCTTGGCACCACCGATGCCTTCTTCCGCGACCGGCTGACCGGGCATTTTCAGACCGACGTCACCACCGCCTCGCGCACCGCGCTGATGAACCTCGACAACTGCGACTGGGATCCTGAGTTGTGCCGGATCTTCGGGGTGCCGATGGCGGCGCTGCCACGCATCGGCGCCAGCACCGGCGATTTCGGCACCGTTACCTGCGCCGGTCATTCCGTGCCGCTGACCGCCAGCATCGCCGACCAGCAGGCGGCGCTTTACGGCCATGGCTGCCGCCGGCCGGGGGATGCCAAGATGACCTTCGGCACTGGTGGATTCGCGCTGGTGGTGACCGGGCGGCGGATCGCCACCGGTGGTGCGGGGCCGCTTGCCACCATCGCCTGGCAGAAGGCGGGCGCGGCGCCGGTCCATGCGCTGGATGGCGGGGTCTATTGCGCGTCCTCGGCGGTGAACTGGGCGCGCGGTCTGGGGCTGTTCGATGATTATGCGGCGATCCGGACGTTCGAGGCGCCATCGGCGATCAGTCGCGGACTGGTGTTCGTGCCGGCGCTTGCAGGCCTTGCCTGTCCGCATTGGGACCGGCGCGCGCGCGGGGCCTGGATGGGGCTGTCGCTCGACACGACCCCGGCCGATATGATGCAGGCCCTGCTGGAAGGTGTTGCGTTCCGCATGGCCGAGGTTGTCGACACCATGACCGCGCATCAGCCCCTGGCCGATCCGGTGTCGATCGATGGCGGCATGGCGGCCAATGACTATTTCTGCCAGATGCTGGCGGATTGTCTGGGCCGTCCAGTGATGGTGCAGGACGAGCCTGAGATGACCGCGGTCGGCACCGCGGTGCTGGCGGCCGAGGCGGTGGGGCAGGCGATCGCCAGCCACCGCCCCGGCCTGCTGGTCACGCCGCGCCCGCTGCCGCCCGGCCTGCACGACCGGTTCCGGGCGGCGCGGGCGGCGGTTCAGGCCTTCGGGGCGGCCTGA